The genomic stretch CCTGATCTCTATATTTTCCAAGCCTGAAACGGCTTGAATAAGAGATTGATTGACTTCAGAATGTTCAAATTTTGGATGTGCAAATAGCACGAGTACTTTACGCATGGATATAGACTTTATCCGTGGAAGTTTATTTTTTTGTGAGACCCATCACAAAATGGCTTGTTCTGGCTGGATCCACATCTGCAAAATGCAGAAACCTTACTTTGATTTATAATCTGATCGTCGGGAAGTTTGACTTGGAGATTTCCATAGACCATTAGCGGGCCGTCTGGGATTACTTCTACCAATTGCTCGGAGGTTACATTACCTGTAGTCTTTTTTTGCTGTTCTGCAAAATAATATCCCAATGCACCGCTCGGGCAAGTATCAATTTGTTTTACAATGGCTTCTGTGCTATCACCTTTGGCATTTATCCATGGCCTCCGTTCAAAATCAAAAACTGAACTCAAGCCCTTGATGCACTTCTTGGAATGGATGCACTTATGGGGTTCCCATGTGATGGTTACTTCTCCGTTGGAATATTCTTTATGGATAGGGGTGTCAGACATGTTGCTTGTGGTTTTTATCTTAAATGTATATCACAAAATAATCAACTTTGGATGGTGTTTTCATATAAGAGACAAAAAAATACCCAGATATCTCCTGGGCATTTTACCAATACGTCATTTTATTTATGATCAGGTTTTACTTTTTCAGATGATAGATTTCTACGGATTGGGTGTTTTCGGAAAAATTAATGGTTTTCCACGGACTTGATGGAAATAGGATAGAAGTCAGGACTAATTCACCATTATTTACAAATAATTCAATGGATGATGCATCCATAAAAACCCTGATCTCATTTGCCTCCCAGCTCATAGGGGCAGAATGAATTGC from Algoriphagus sp. NG3 encodes the following:
- a CDS encoding (4Fe-4S)-binding protein; translation: MSDTPIHKEYSNGEVTITWEPHKCIHSKKCIKGLSSVFDFERRPWINAKGDSTEAIVKQIDTCPSGALGYYFAEQQKKTTGNVTSEQLVEVIPDGPLMVYGNLQVKLPDDQIINQSKVSAFCRCGSSQNKPFCDGSHKKINFHG